The Megachile rotundata isolate GNS110a chromosome 11, iyMegRotu1, whole genome shotgun sequence genome includes a region encoding these proteins:
- the Pitslre gene encoding cyclin dependent kinase 11B pitslre: protein MYNMSETRFDMDIDNQSEDGEIKKSPSKDMEDFSFSEEDGGDTADSLDIKPPQAVVRHYKSNSSRRRDKHGERRDRREEKERKSRHHERGEDRHRDKHRHRRHGIDILERSDRSDSSKRDRERLERLERMEGHRERESRHDRKERSTGDRVLEDLRERLLDKRRERREDSRDIRDYKVEARREIRIEDTRELRDTRERREIRLEDMRERREIRTIADDVRERREIRIEDHRHLRVIEEQYSETELMERPERSEKRHKRSHKHDRLRDRDREKAEREKEHREKQLREAMEIATEEPDDMEINEIPMQPKDPKEMTEQELRKERLLEADREMARRKEVSRLELQARRMKRGEKRPLSPDNNQDPSIVELSDESPSPVHSDEVRSKSIESRHSSDGQRSIRERSSDRHSSDSSESSSEDDDESNDSNKGSNADSNDGSDYNNPSPLSVDRLAKSDHSDGESPGHVDSNGASKIVEEEEKKEEEPELPPYLPAIQGCRSVEEFQCLNRIAEGTYGVVYRARDKRTDEIVALKRLKMEKEKEGFPITSLREINTLLQAQHPNIVTVREIVVGSNMDKIFIVMDYVEHDLKSLMETMKQKKQVFIPGEVKCLMQQLLRAVAHLHDNWILHRDLKTSNLLLSHRGVLKVGDFGLAREYGSPLRQYTPIVVTLWYRAPELLLSEKEYSTPVDMWSVGCIFAELLRMEALFPGKSEIDQLNRIFKELGTPNDRIWPGYSKLPMVQKIPFAHYPVNNLRQRFSLSLSDLGIELLNKFLTYDPQQRISAEDALKHGYFTEAPLPIDPQMFPTWPAKSELGLRTANASPKPPSGGKEYKQLGDGDDADLSNSGFHMGLMEGGRQPPVGGGFHLKF, encoded by the exons ATGTATAATATGTCAGAAACTAGATTTGACATGGATATTGATAATCAGAGCGAAGAcggagaaataaaaaaaagcccATCGAAGGATATGGAAGATTTTAG TTTTTCAGAGGAGGATGGTGGAGATACAGCGGATTCTTTGGATATAAAACCACCGCAGGCTGTTGTGCgacattataaatctaattcttCAAGGAGACGAGATAAACATGGTGAGAGAAGAGATCGTAGGGaagagaaagaacgaaagtcTCGTCATCATGAACGAGGagaagacagacacagagataaACACAGACATCGAAGACACGGTATAGATATTCTAGAAAGATCAGACCGCTCAGACAGTTCTAAAAGAGATAGGGAACGATTAGAAAGACTAGAAAGAATGGAAGGTCATAGAGAAAGAGAATCTAGACATGATAGGAAAGAGAGAAGCACAGGAGACCGTGTCTTGGAAGATTTGAGAGAAAG ATTACTAGATAAAAGACGAGAGAGAAGAGAAGATTCACGAGATATACGAGATTACAAAGTAGAAGCTCGTCGAGAAATTCGCATAGAAGATACACGGGAGTTACGCGACACGCGCGAACGTAGAGAAATACGTCTAGAAGATATGCGAGAACGTCGTGAAATTCGTACCATCGCAGATGATGTGAGGGAACGTCGCGAAATTCGTATAGAAGATCATAGACACTTGAGAGTGATAGAAGAACAGTACTCTGAAACAGAGCTAATGGAACGACCCGAAAGAAGCGAGAAACGACACAagagatcacacaaacacgatcgacTTCGCGATAGAGATAGAGAAAAGGCGGAACGCGAGAAAGAACACAGGGAAAAGCAGTTACGCGAAGCAATGGAAATTGCCACGGAAGAACCTGATGATATGGAAATCAATGAAATACCGATGCAACCAAAAGATCCAAAGGAAATGACGGAACAGGAACTTAGAAAAGAAAGATTGTTAGAAGCTGATAGGGAAATGGCTAGGAGGAAAGAAGTCTCTAGATTAGAATTGCAAGCACGTCGAATGAAAAGAGGAGAAAAACGACCTTTAAGCCCTGATAATAATCAGGATCCATCTATCGTGGAATTATCCGACGAAAGTCCAAGTCCAGTTCATTCCGATGAAGTTCGTTCCAAATCTATCGA GTCCAGACACTCATCCGATGGTCAAAGGAGTATACGTGAACGATCTTCGGACAGACATTCTTCCGATTCGTCAGAGTCTAGTAGCGAGGATGACGATGAGTCGAACGATTCAAACAAAGGTTCTAATGCTGATTCCAATGATGGTTCCGATTACAATAATCCAAGTCCTTTATCAGTGGATCGGTTAGCTAAATCGGATCACTCTGACGGAGAATCGCCTGGACACGTTGATTCCAACGGCGCCTCCAAAATTGtagaggaagaagaaaagaaggaaGAGGAGCCCGAACTGCCGCCGTATTTACCAGCAATTCAGG gTTGCAGAAGCGTAGAAGAGTTTCAGTGCTTAAATCGTATCGCAGAAGGTACCTATGGCGTAGTCTATAGAGCACGAGACAAACGTACGGATGAAATTGTTGCCTTAAAGCGACTGAAaatggaaaaagaaaaagagggaTTTCCAATTACCAGTCTTAGGGAGATAAATACTTTGCTACAGGCACAGCATCCAAATATTGTTACTGTACGAGAAATAGTCGTCGGTAGTAATATGGATAAGATATTTATCGTGATGGATTATGTGGAGCACGATTTGAAGTCACTGATGGAAACAATGAAACAGAAGAAGCAGGTTTTTATACCAG GAGAGGTTAAATGTCTTATGCAACAATTATTGCGAGCAGTCGCCCATTTACACGACAATTGGATATTGCATCGAGATTTGAAAACATCGAATTTGTTGCTAAGTCACCGCGGTGTTTTGAAGGTTGGTGATTTTGGTTTAGCTCGAGAATATGGTTCTCCTCTAAGACAATATACTCCAATTGTTGTAACACTTTGGTACAGAGCTCCTGAATTACTACTTAGCGAAAAAGAATATAGTACTCCAGTTGATATGTGGTCAGTCGG GTGTATCTTCGCAGAGTTATTAAGAATGGAAGCACTGTTTCCAGGTAAATCAGAGATTGATCAATTGAACAGGATATTCAAGGAATTAGGTACGCCGAATGACCGTATTTGGCCAGGGTACAGCAAACTGCCAATGGTACAAAAGATTCCATTTGCTCATTATCCCGTAAACAATTTGAGACAACGTTTTAGCTTGTCTCTCTCGGATCTGGgcattgaattattaaacaa GTTCCTTACCTACGATCCTCAACAACGAATATCTGCAGAAGACGCTTTGAAACACGGTTACTTTACGGAAGCACCTTTACCGATCGACCCACAAATGTTTCCTACATGGCCGGCCAAGTCGGAGCTTGGTTTGAGGACAGCAAATGCTTCTCCAAAACCACCGAGTGGTGGAAAAGAATACAAACAATTAGGGGACGGTGACGATGCTGATTTAAGCAATTCTGGTTTTCACATGGGTCTTATGGAAGGTGGAAGGCAACCACCTGTAGGTGGCggttttcatttaaaattttag
- the Pdf gene encoding pigment-dispersing factor has translation MASKYVVILIMVLAISSGVWGVPEEANRNLLDLSRPCIRGLNNDLQLARLLLLPQWLCHPKRNSELINALLGLPKNVNISGK, from the exons ATGGCATCAAAGTACGTGGTGATCCTAATTATGGTGCTGGCAATATCATCTGGAGTTTGGGGAGTACCCGAAGAGGCTAATAGAAATCTTTTGGATCTGAGCCGTCCATGTATTAGAGGACTG AATAACGACTTACAACTTGCTAGACTCTTGCTTTTACCGCAATGGCTTTGTCATCCTAAACGCAATTCTGAGCTGATAAACGCGCTGCTGGGCCTACCGAAAAACGTGAACATCAGTGGAAAATAA
- the LOC100879953 gene encoding putative chitinase 10: MQEEQENNRNIVLKMFSWLILLLVGQSVAVPFYRVSIQEYLLPPPPWNPNEKEADVEFINTKGFRRNAVENPVVTENTLDDTITHAEYGSERFPLRDAVEAPPANKIDFHAASLPLQDNREFSGRVPLRDAVEHREAPFFSNIDHESIWIEPLAPPTLTRTHQIVDPKVVCHLDSSAVHRVEPFSLFPQSLPDHKCSHLVYAAATLDPETLDIVSKDPEYDEIKGGYKAVTGHRSRNPALQVLVSISTPNRGKLFTEITKNHCTLRCERLAKSIVTFLQDYDFDGVEIDWENSAEHSNDLKLLLKTLRKFLEEHEYILAVAQRPEDPVDREITSVADLVLLRAWRESPAFRREKLALHPAPLKYIVRATNRWLQRVPQEHRSKIILGIPLFGQGYTLKFGNFTDAGAPIVGPGIEGVYNKQQNGRMAYYEICEKLEDGSWISGRDEEGPYIKRGDQWVGYEDPLSVKIKVAYVRSTGLGGVSLWSVDLDDFQGICGNPWPMLNAAIESTGFYDKRRVKDCTTEGLFIDPDNCSGFYSCYNGVQYQGQCGQGRFFDSVNGRCVKTTPDTCKTRQVDRFQEGSSDRRETQEPQHFEISTDKGPRVVCYVTSWSLYRKGDGMFAPERLDTRLCTDVIYAFAGLNPDTLLIQPFDPWADIENNLYERVTTMKGPRVLLAIGGWTDSTGDKYSRLISNGAVRRKFVAATINFLRKHNFDGLSFEWNYPRCWQSDCRKGPDTDKPNFTKLIRELRKEFDQQEPKLTLAVALSGYKEVIDRGYEVREISRIVDFMSVMTYDYHGAWESKTGHLSPLFGNALDVNPYYNVNSTVEYLVSLGADKSKLLIGIPLYGQAYRLSSEDLNDLGDPATGPGAAGEFTRQPGMLAYYEICDRVKNKGWKIGSGPSAHYRDQWVGYDDRESIFAKGRYILQNGFGGASLWTVDLDDFLNRCCSEPFPLLKSINRALGRLKGKVSEGCQRPPEPVTPQPPTLTPHSDAVDETPRPTTPMGKPTTWPSWSGKPSTTTQSTTRTTWPTWTWTPKPTSADTTSKPDTTTRSSTTWTQSTSSSWTSTSTRPSKEPPESTESTEEDSDSKPGSPCNVGEYVPDPISCSNYFRCVLGELQREQCAPGLHWDARRGICDWPAAARCQMQTSSTTRKPMWSTSRTTSKPTTTWSTTKRPTQKPTTEKPFQKPGKRCQHGQYYAYPNSCTSFLVCVNGNLVSQQCGPGLNWNNEKNMCDWAFKTPCTEKPIKSASLVAAGSKSTPCIPGSYSGVPGDCQSYQACLWGRHEVFQCAPGLHFNQQTRICDWPSRANCQEGSTEQDSTSTLKPTSPTASHTEERWESTTQSTSTTPSAMIDPDKVSPLTGYYKVVCYFTNWAWYRRGVGRYLPENIDHTLCTHIVYGFAVLDYSDLIIKAHDSWADYDNHFYERVVAYKKRGLKVSLALGGWNDSAGDKYSRLVNNPAARKKFISHVIQFLEKYDFDGLDLDWEYPVCWQVDCKKGPASDKQGFADLLRELSSEMRPKGLLLSSAVSPSKQVIDKGYDVPALAKYLDWIAVMTYDFHGQWDKKTGHVAPLYYHPDDDYSYFNANYSINYWIAKGAPRRNIVMGMPLYGQSFSINDPSAGTGLNAPASAGHAGEFTRAAGFLAYYEICDRIRNRGWTVIQDPERRMGPYAYKGNQWVSFDDVESIRRKSQFIKDMDLGGGMVWALDLDDFRGRCDEGPHPLMHTIQKMLAETPNKIDEPNYPTDEQSVEEDRVPVAAPTVTPSTVTTTVRSSTSKDHLQSDSGYKMICYFTNWAWYRQEGGKFLPEDIDTDLCTHVLYGFAVLDGSQMIIKSHDPWADIDNKFYERVAALKSKGVKVLMAIGGWNDSAGGKYSRLVNSPSIRRRFIENVIQFIEKYEFEGLDLDWEYPVCWQVDCNKGPASDKEAFASFVKELSEEFRPKGLLLSAAVSPSKRVIDAGYDVPVLAKYFDWISVMTYDYHGQWDKKTGHVAPLYPLPSDWEPTFNANFSLNYWIEKGAPPNKLVMGVPLYGQSFSLADRNQRGLNVPTYGGGEAGEATRARGFLSYYEICERTLKRGWTVVEDKKRRIGPYAYKGDQWVSFDDAKQVQLKAELIKDLGLAGGMVWALDLDDFKNRCGCEPSPLLRTLNRVLRNYPDGPLCPVTNEFTTIDDEDFTTTTTTQKPSWEATTSPRPTYLPPSPTTEASTDSDDTIEIDAESPAASVPEDCGGRVFIPHKQDCSKYFLCNFGKLTEHSCPRGLYWNEDRCDWPENTKCRDTQRQSNELLPLISSVETNEKKVICYLMDWAVKRAGAGKFSPEDIEPNLCTHIIYGLAKLDPKQLTIEDNRQEKFLSRIASLRSKGLKVLLGLGGWDESGEKYSKLAHSSFERQKFARHAAEYVANHGFDGLDLVWEYPVCWQMDCNRGPSSDRAAFAALLKDLNATFKSKGLLLSAAVSASKDVIDVAYSIPALVQYLDWIGVMSYDYHGYWDSKTGHIAPLYDPSDLNVNFSMTYWVEKGVPPSKLLMGVPTYGQSFTLSRETNTTGAQSSAPGYPGEFTKSAGMLAFYEICDNVKYRDWSAIKDPNNGPYATKGDQWVSYDDVSTVMKKAEVIRELNLGGAMIWSLDLDDFKGQCACDRYPLVTALSQGVRGELDHRMDCT, from the exons ATGCAAGAGGAGCAGGAAAACAATAGAAACATTGTTCTGAAG ATGTTCTCTTGGCTCATCCTACTCCTGGTTGGCCAGTCGGTCGCAGTACCCTTTTACCGAGTGTCCATTCAAGAATATTTATTACCACCACCTCCGTGGAACCCGAATGAAAAAGAAGCGGACGTAGAGTTCATCAACACTAAAGGTTTCCGAAGAAACGCCGTGGAGAATCCGGTGGTAACCGAGAATACGTTGGACGATACGATCACTCATGCGGAATATGGATCCGAAAGATTCCCATTGCGTGATGCGGTCGAAGCACCGCCAGCGAATAAAATAGACTTCCATGCAGCCAGTCTACCTCTACAAGATAACAGAGA GTTCAGTGGTCGAGTACCTTTGAGGGACGCTGTGGAGCACCGAGAGGCACCGTTCTTCAGCAACATTGATCACGAATCGATTTGGATAGAACCTTTGGCTCCACCAACCCTCACACGAACACATCAGATCGTTGATCCAAAAGTGGTGTGCCATTTGGACTCTAGCGCGGTTCACAGAGTGGAACCGTTCTCTCTGTTCCCTCAGTCTCTTCCGGATCATAAGTGCAGTCATTTAGTATACGCTGCAGCCACTTTGG ATCCAGAGACGTTGGACATAGTTTCTAAGGATCCTGAATACGACGAGATTAAAG GTGGATATAAAGCGGTAACGGGACATCGATCAAGGAACCCGGCTTTACAAGTGCTCGTCTCGATCTCGACGCCAAACAGAGGAAAATTGTTCACCGAAATAACAAAGAACCATTGTACCCTTCGTTGCGAGAGACTGGCGAAGTCCATCGTGACTTTCCTTCAAGACTACGACTTCGACGGGGTTGAAATCGATTGGGAAAATTCAGCGGAGCATTCGAACGATCTGAAGCTTCTCCTGAAGACGCTCAGGAAGTTCTTGGAGGAGCACGAGTACATCTTAGCGGTTGCGCAGAGACCGGAGGATCCGGTGGATCGGGAGATCACCTCCGTCGCTGATTTGGTCCTCCTGAGAGCGTGGAGGGAAAGTCCAGCGTTCAGACGGGAGAAACTAGCCCTTCATCCGGCTCCCTTGAAGTATATCGTGCGTGCAACCAACAGGTGGCTCCAACGAGTTCCACAGGAGCATAGGTCCAAGATCATTCTTGGTATACCGCTCTTTGGACAGGGGTACACCCTTAAGTTTGGCAACTTCACCGATGCGGGGGCACCCATCGTTGGTCCGGGCATCGAGGGAGTCTATAATAAACAACAGAATGGACGGATGGCTTATTATgaa ATCTGTGAGAAACTGGAGGACGGGTCGTGGATCTCAGGGAGAGACGAAGAGGGACCCTACATAAAACGCGGCGACCAATGGGTGGGCTACGAGGACCCGCTGTCGGTGAAGATAAAGGTTGCTTATGTCAGATCAACAGGACTGGGCGGTGTTTCCTTGTGGTCAGTCGATTTGGATGATTTTCag GGTATCTGCGGTAATCCTTGGCCAATGCTGAACGCCGCAATCGAATCAACAGGATTCTACGACAAGCGACGAGTAAAAGACTGCACCACCGAAGGCCTCTTCATCGACCCAGACAACTGTTCTGGATTCTACTCCTGTTACAATG GTGTGCAATATCAAGGTCAATGTGGACAAGGAAGATTCTTCGACTCCGTCAACGGACGTTGCGTCAAAACGACACCAGACACGTGCAAAACGAGACAAGTGGATCGGTTTCAGGAAGGGTCGAGCGACAGACGAGAGACTCAGGAACCGCAACATTTTGAAATCTCCACAGACAAGGGGCCACGCGTGGTCTGTTACGTAACCTCGTGGTCCCTGTATCGTAAAGGGGATGGAATGTTTGCGCCTGAGAGGCTGGACACGAGACTCTGCACCGATGTGATCTATGCGTTCGCTGGGTTGAATCCGGACACGCTGCTTATACAACCGTTTGATCCCTGGGCCGACATAGAAAACA ATTTGTACGAGCGAGTAACGACGATGAAAGGCCCAAGAGTGCTGCTGGCGATCGGAGGTTGGACGGACAGCACCGGTGACAAATATTCCCGTCTGATAAGCAACGGGGCAGTCCGTCGTAAGTTCGTCGCCGCAACGATAAACTTTCTGAGAAAGCACAATTTCGATGGGTTGTCCTTCGAGTGGAACTACCCGAGATGCTGGCAGAGCGACTGCAGGAAAGGTCCCGACACCGACAAGCCAAACTTCACCAAGTTGATACGAGAGTTAAGAAAAGAGTTCGATCAGCAGGAACCGAAACTCACGCTGGCCGTCGCGTTGTCGGGGTACAAGGAGGTGATCGACAGAGGCTATGAAGTCCGCGAGATTTCCAGAATAGTGGACTTCATGTCCGTGATGACGTACGACTATCACGGCGCTTGGGAGTCGAAGACGGGACACTTGTCGCCATTGTTCGGGAACGCTCTTGATGTTAATCCATACTACAACGTC AATTCTACCGTGGAGTACCTTGTCAGTCTTGGCGCAGATAAATCAAAACTTCTGATAGGCATACCCTTGTACGGACAAGCCTACCGATTGTCCAGCGAAGATCTGAATGACCTGGGTGACCCTGCAACTGGACCTGGAGCTGCTGGAGAATTCACCAGACAGCCTGGCATGCTCGCTTACTATGAAATCTGTGACAGAGTCAAGAATAAGGGTTGGAAGATTGGTTCAG GCCCGAGTGCTCATTACAGAGATCAGTGGGTGGGCTACGACGACAGAGAGAGCATCTTCGCGAAAGGACGATACATTCTGCAAAATGGTTTCGGTGGAGCCTCCTTGTGGACAGTGGATTTGGACGACTTCTTAAATCGCTGCTGCTCAGAACCGTTCCCCCTGTTGAAAAGCATTAATCGTGCTTTAG GACGTTTAAAAGGAAAAGTTTCTGAAGGCTGTCAACGACCACCCGAACCGGTCACACCTCAGCCTCCAACGTTGACACCTCACAGTGACGCTGTAGACGAAACTCCTCGACCGACCACACCGATGGGGAAGCCAACCACGTGGCCGTCGTGGAGCGGGAAACCGAGTACCACCACTCAGTCCACGACCAGAACCACCTGGCCAACCTGGACTTGGACTCCGAAACCTACCAGTGCGGACACGACTAGTAAACCAGATACAACGACGAGGAGCAGCACCACGTGGACTCAATCGACCAGTAGCTCTTGGACCTCGACATCCACTAG GCCAAGCAAGGAACCACCAGAAAGCACGGAATCCACAGAAGAGGATTCGGATTCGAAGCCAGGAAGTCCTTGCAACGTTGGAGAATACGTACCGGACCCTATTAGCTGTAGCAATTACTTCAGATGCGTGCTGGGAGAACTACAGCGCGAGCAGTGCGCGCCAGGACTGCATTGGGACGCGAGACGGGGTATATGCGACTGGCCAGCTGCAGCAAGATGTCAAATGCAAACAA GTTCGACAACGCGAAAGCCAATGTGGAGCACCTCGAGGACAACCTCGAAACCAACAACGACGTGGTCGACTACGAAGCGTCCGACTCAGAAGCCGACTACAGAAAAGCCATTTCAGAAACCGGGGAAGCGTTGCCAGCACGGTCAATACTACGCTTATCCAAATTCCTGTACAAGCTTCTTGGTTTGCGTGAACGGAAACCTGGTGTCGCAACAGTGCGGTCCAGGACTGAATTGGAACAACGAGAAGAACATGTGCGACTGGGCGTTCAAGACTCCTTGCACCGAGAAACCCATAAAAAGCGCCTCGCTGGTCGCTGCTGGCTCTAAATCCACT CCATGCATTCCTGGAAGCTACTCCGGTGTCCCAGGAGACTGTCAGAGCTACCAGGCATGTTTGTGGGGTCGTCACGAAGTGTTCCAATGTGCTCCCGGCTTGCACTTCAATCAACAAACTCGAATCTGTGACTGGCCTTCGCGTGCTAATTGCCAGGAGGGTTCGACTGAGCAGGATTCGACGAGCACTCTGAAACCTACCAGCCCTACGGCTTCACATACTGAAGAACGTTGGGAAAGTACCACTCAGTCTACTTCTACCACACCGTCCGCTATGATAGACCCTGACAAAGTTTCTCCGCTAACTGGATATTATAAA GTAGTTTGTTACTTCACAAACTGGGCCTGGTACCGAAGAGGAGTCGGCCGATACCTTCCTGAAAACATAGACCACACTCTGTGCACTCATATCGTGTACGGTTTCGCTGTCCTGGACTACTCGGACCTCATCATCAAGGCCCACGACTCATGGGCTGATTACGACAATC ATTTCTACGAACGGGTCGTTGCGTACAAGAAGAGGGGCCTGAAGGTGTCCCTCGCGCTGGGAGGCTGGAACGACTCTGCCGGGGACAAATATAGTCGCTTGGTGAATAACCCAGCAGCCAGAAAGAAGTTCATTTCCCACGTCATTCAGTTCTTAGAGAAGTACGACTTTGATGGACTTGATTTGGACTGGGAGTATCCTGTCTGCTGGCAA GTCGACTGCAAGAAAGGTCCAGCTTCCGACAAGCAGGGCTTCGCGGATCTACTGAGAGAACTGAGCAGTGAGATGAGACCTAAGGGACTGTTACTCAGCTCTGCAGTGTCGCCGAGCAAGCAAGTGATCGACAAAGGCTACGACGTTCCAGCTTTGGCTAAGTACTTGGACTGGATCGCAGTGATGACCTACGACTTCCACGGCCAGTGGGATAAGAAAACCGGCCACGTAGCGCCGCTGTATTATCATCCGGACGATGACTACTCGTACTTCAACGCAAACTATTCCATCAACTACTGGATAGCGAAGGGTGCTCCTCGCAGGAACATCGTGATGG GAATGCCACTGTACGGTCAGTCGTTCTCCATCAACGACCCCAGTGCCGGAACAGGACTGAACGCCCCTGCCAGCGCAGGACACGCCGGTGAATTCACCAGAGCTGCCGGCTTCCTCGCGTACTACGAGATCTGCGACAGAATTCGGAACCGTGGCTGGACCGTCATTCAGGACCCAGAACGCAGGATGGGTCCGTACGCTTACAAAGGCAACCAGTGGGTCAGCTTCGACGACGTTGAATCGATTCGAAGGAAGTCTCAGTTCATCAAAGACATGGATCTGGGTGGTGGAATGGTCTGGGCTTTGGACCTCGACGACTTCCGCGGACGGTGCGACGAAGGGCCGCATCCTTTGATGCACACCATTCAGAAGATGCTGGCGGAGACTCCGAACAAAATTGACGAAC CCAACTATCCAACTGACGAACAGAGTGTGGAGGAAGATAGAGTACCAGTAGCAGCACCTACGGTAACACCTAGTACCGTCACAACGACTGTGCGTTCATCGACGTCCAAGGATCACCTGCAGAGTGACAGTGGATACAAAATGATCTGTTACTTCACGAACTGGGCCTGGTACCGACAGGAGGGAGGGAAGTTCCTGCCTGAGGACATAGACACCGACTTGTGCACCCACGTTCTCTACGGTTTCGCCGTGCTGGACGGATCGCAGATGATCATCAAGTCACACGACCCATGGGCCgacattgataaca AGTTCTACGAGAGGGTAGCAGCTTTGAAGTCCAAAGGAGTGAAGGTGTTGATGGCCATAGGAGGCTGGAACGATTCCGCAGGCGGTAAATACAGTCGTCTCGTGAACTCCCCGTCTATAAGACGTAGATTCATTGAAAACGTGATACAGTTCATTGAGAAATATGAGTTTGAGGGTCTGGATTTGGACTGGGAATACCCGGTGTGCTGGCAG GTGGACTGCAATAAAGGCCCAGCTTCAGACAAGGAAGCCTTCGCTAGCTTTGTGAAGGAATTAAGCGAAGAATTTCGACCGAAAGGTTTATTGTTGTCCGCTGCGGTCTCCCCTAGTAAACGAGTCATCGATGCTGGCTATGATGTGCCTGTCTTGGCCAAATATTTCGACTGGATATCTGTCATGACGTACGATTATCACGGACAGTGGGACAAGAAGACTGGACATGTTGCTCCTCTGTATCCTCTGCCTAGCGATTGGGAGCCGACCTTCAACGCG AACTTCTCGCTCAACTACTGGATAGAAAAGGGCGCTCCTCCCAACAAGCTTGTGATGGGGGTACCTTTGTACGGGCAATCTTTCTCCTTGGCAGACAGAAACCAAAGAGGATTGAATGTACCTACTTATGGAGGAGGGGAAGCTGGAGAAGCAACGAGAGCCAGGGGTTTCTTGTCGTACTACGAA ATATGTGAGAGGACCTTGAAGAGAGGTTGGACCGTTGTCGAGGACAAGAAGAGACGCATCGGACCCTATGCTTACAAAGGTGATCAATGGGTCAGCTTCGACGACGCAAAGCAAGTGCAGCTTAAAGCAGAGTTGATAAAGGACCTCGGCCTGGCGGGTGGCATGGTCTGGGCGTTGGATCTGGACGATTTTAAGAACAGATGCGGCTGTGAACCGAGTCCACTTTTGAGGACTTTGAATAGAGTTCTAAGAAATTATCCGGATGGTCCTTTATGTCCAGTTACAAATG AGTTTACAACAATCGACGACGAGGATTTTACCACAACGACAACCACTCAAAAACCGAGTTGGGAAGCTACAACTTCTCCGAGACCAACGTATCTGCCACCATCTCCCACGACTGAAGCCTCCACAGACTCTGATGACACAATCGAAATAGACGCAGAGTCCCCGGCAGCAAGTGTACCCGAGGACTGCGGTGGTCGTGTGTTCATTCCGCACAAACAGGACTGCTCCAAGTACTTCCTGTGTAATTTCGGCAAGCTAACCGAACACTCGTGTCCACGGGGTCTGTACTGGAACGAGGACCGCTGCGACTGGCCGGAGAACACCAAATGCAGGGACACCCAGCGACAG TCGAACGAGTTGCTGCCTCTCATCTCTTCTGTGGAAACTAACGAGAAGAAGGTGATCTGTTACCTGATGGACTGGGCAGTGAAACGAGCAGGAGCAGGAAAGTTCTCACCGGAGGATATAGAACCAAATTTATGCACACACATTATTTACGGACTCGCCAAGCTGGACCCAAAACAATTAACTATAGAAGATAACAGACAAGAGAAGTTTCTTAGCCGGATAGCAAGTCTAAGGAGCAAAGGACTGAAGGTGCTGCTAGGTTTGGGTGGCTGGGACGAATCTGGGGAGAAGTACAGCAAATTGGCTCACAGTTCGTTTGAAAGACAGAAATTTGCACGCCATGCTGCTGAGTACGTTGCGAACCACGGATTCGACGGGCTGGATCTTGTGTGGGAATATCCAGTATGTTGGCAG ATGGACTGCAACCGAGGACCATCCAGCGACCGAGCAGCCTTCGCAGCTCTGTTAAAAGATCTGAACGCAACCTTCAAATCCAAGGGCCTGTTACTTTCAGCAGCAGTGTCAGCCAGTAAAGACGTCATCGACGTGGCTTACAGCATTCCAGCCTTGGTACAATACCTAGACTGGATAGGCGTGATGAGTTACGACTACCACGGGTACTGGGATAGCAAAACTGGTCATATCGCCCCTCTCTATGATCCATCTGACTTGAACGTAAACTTCTCGATGACGTACTGGGTCGAGAAAGGCGTGCCTCCGAGCAAACTGTTAATGGGTGTACCAACCTATGGACAAAGCTTCACATTATCGAGGGAAACGAACACAACGGGTGCACAGAGTTCTGCACCTGGTTATCCAGGAGAATTCACCAAGTCTGCGGGAATGCTTGCATTCTATGAG ATATGCGATAACGTGAAGTATAGAGACTGGTCAGCAATCAAAGATCCAAATAATGGTCCATACGCCACGAAGGGTGACCAATGGGTCAGTTACGATGACGTGTCTACTGTAATGAAGAAG GCTGAAGTTATCAGAGAGCTGAATCTTGGGGGCGCGATGATCTGGTCTTTGGACCTGGACGACTTCAAAGGCCAGTGCGCATGTGATAGGTATCCTTTAGTCACGGCGCTGAGTCAAGGAGTAAGAGGAGAACTGGATCACAGGATGGACTGCACTTGA